The nucleotide window TTTTTTTTAGTTGTAAAAATCAAGAAAATAAAACTACAGAAACTGAGGAATGGGTTTCCATTTTTAATGGTAAAAACTTAGAGGGATGGACACCTAAAATTAATGGCTATCAACTAGGTGATAACTATAAAAATACATTTAGAGTACAAAATGGAATTTTAAAAGTTTCATATAGTAATTATGATACATTTACAAATCAGTTTGGTCATATCTTTTACAAAAATACTTTCCAGAAATATAAATTGAAACTTCAATATAGATTTGTAGATCAACAAGTTAGTGGTGGTGAAGCTTGGGCTACTAAAAATAGTGGCATTATGTTACATTGCCAAGACCCGAAAACAATGCTTTTAAACCAGGAATTCCCTATTTCTTTAGAAGCTCAATTATTAGGTGGAGTAGACAAAACCATACAAAGACCATCAGGTAATTTATGCACACCTGGCACTCATGTTGAAATGCGAAATAAAAAGATTACAGATCATTGTATAATTTCTAGTAGCGAAACCTATTATGATAATCAATGGATTACTGCAGAAGTTAGAGTTACAGATAGTATTATTGAACATTACATAAACAGTAAATTGGTAATTTCTTATACCAACCCAACTATTGGAGGTCAATTTTTAGAAACTGCTTCAAAAGAGATTCAGGCTAAAGATGGCCAAAAATTAAAAGGTGGCTTCATCTCTTTACAAAGCGAAAGCCACCCAATTGAATTTAAAAATATTCAAATTCTAGAATTAAAATAATGTCTTTTTTTATTCTACAATAAACTTACCTTTCATCATTGCAAAATGTGCAGGGAAACTGCAGATAAAATCATACTCACCTGAGGCTGGTGCAGTAAACTCTATGGTTGTAGTTTCACCTCCACCAATCATTTTTGTATGCACAATAACATCATTAGATCCTTCAGGAATGTAGTCATTGTCTTTTGAGGCAGCTGCAGCAGAAGCAAATGTCGACATTTTTACACCTTGCTTTAAAATTACTACATTATGTCCCATAATCTTTTTATCTAATTTACCTGTATGAGTTAATGTCAATTTTACTTTTTGATTTGCTTTTACGTTTATTTTTCTAGTACTAAATTTCATTTTATCGCTAGTTGAAATAAACACATTCGCAACACCATTTTCATCAACAATTACAGTAGGTTTTTTCTCTTCTTTTTTCTTTTTTACAACTGCTGTTTTCTTAACCTTTTTTTCAGTAGTTTTTGCTTCTTCCTTCTTATCATTTCCACAACTTAAAAAGAGGGTAGCTCCTATTATTACTAGTAAAATTCGTTTCATTATATGTTAATTTGATTATTTAATAAATATATAAATTTTTGTCCTAAAAGCATACAGTTTACCCCTTAAATTTTTCTAAATAAAGAATAAAAATGGTACCTTTCTAAAAAGTTTTAAACGATGCAAAAAACTAATTTAAAAGAGATTGCAAAAACACTTGGATTTTCTGTAGCAACAGTTTCTAAGGCGTTAAATGGTTACTCTGATGTTAGTGAAAAAACAAAGAAATTAGTCTTAGATTTAGCTGAAGAATTAAACTATACACCTAACTCATTTGCAGTTAATTTAAGAACCAAAGAATCTAAAACCATTGGTGTTATTATACCAACAATGGTGCATTATTTTTTTTCTAATATCATTGATAGCATTTTAAAAGATTGCGAAGAAAGAGGTTACATGGTTATTATCATGCAATCAAATGAAAATTACGAGCTAGAAAAAAAACAAGTAGATTTACTTTTAAGTAAAGGTGTAGATGGTATTTTAATTTCTTTATCGAATAAAACAAGAGACACTTCTCACCTAAAAAAAATCATAAATTCAGGAATCCCCTTAATTCTTTTTGACAAAATTGATAAGAACATAAAATGTTCTAAAATCATAAATGATGATAGAAAAGCAGCTTATAATGCTGTGTGTCATCTTATTAAAAATGGCAATAAAAGAATTGCTCATTTCAGAGGCGCACTAAATCCGCAAAATTCAATTGATCGATTTTTAGGATACAAAAAAGCTTTAACCGATAATAATATTGAATACGATCCTTCTTTGGTCTACGAATGCAAAAACAACAATAGAGATGATTTTGTTGAAGGAGCAGAATTGGCAAAACAATTAATGATAGATCATAAAGATAATGTTGATGCTATTTTTACGGTTAACGACTTAATTTCTATTGGAACCTTAAACTACTTTAATAGAAATAACATTAAAGTACCAGAAGAAATTGAATTATTTGGATTTAGCAATTGGTTTATGACAAACGTTACAACTCCTTCTATTTCATCAGTAGAGCAAAATGCCAATAAAATAGGCAAAAAGGCTGCAGAAATTTTGTTTAAAGAGCTCGAACAAAAAGCCAATGAAGAAGAAATTTTGTACGAAACACATATTATTGAAACTGAATTAATTTTTAGAGATTCTACTAGTAATAAAATAAAATAATTATCTTTAACTTAAGACATCAGTAGTAATACTGAAATTTTTATACATACCTTGTCCCTACAATAATCGAATAAAAATGCCAAAGAAGGGGAAAGAAAAAAATACTGCCAATAAAGCCAAACACTCTAAGCTGATGCAACAAAAAATCAGTAAGGTTAAGTTAAAAAAACAACTTCATAAAGAGCGTTTAAAGGCTATAATACAAAAGGTTAATCAAGAAAAAAAGAAAGAAGAATGAGCATAAAATATTACTTAGGTAGTATTATATCTCTACCTCTTTTACCCATATTATTTTTGCAAGGAAAAAAAATTAGAGCAAATGTTCCAAAACTTCCAGAGGCAAAAAATCCTAAAGGATACATCAAAAAAACATCTACCAAAACATTAAAAATGTTGGTAATTGGCGAGAGTACAATTGCAGGTGTTGGTGTAGATTTTCATGAAAATGGGTTTACAGGTATTTTAGCAAAAACTATTGCAGGCCAATCTGAAGTTTCTGTTTTATGGCAAGTTTACGCCAAAAGTGGCTACACAGCTAAAATGGTTAGAAGAAGGTTGTTACCAAAAATAGAAGATACTACTGCAGATTTAATTGTTATTGGTTTAGGAGGTAATGATGCTTTTAAACTGAACTCTCCAGATGTTTGGATAATTCAGATTAATAAATTAATTAAAGATTTAAAAAGAAAGTACCCAAAAACACCTATTTATTTTACAAATATGCCCCCTATAAAGGAGTTTCCTGCATTTACTAAATCGATAAAATTTGTAATTGGAAATTTGGTAGAACTTTTAGGAAAGCGTTTGTACAAAAGAGTTAAAAACAAAAACAATGTTTATTATAATAATGAACTAATTACTTTAGAAAGTTGGCAAGAGAAATATAATTTATCAGATGATGTATCTACTTTTTTTAGTGATGGTGTTCATCCTTCTAAATTAACTTATCAACTTTGGGGAAAAGATATGGCCAATTTTATTATGAAAACCAAAAGCTTTCAATCATGGTTGCAGAAGAAATAATAGAACATTTTCAACTTACAGAACATCCAGAAGGTGGTTATTTTAAAGAAACCTACAGAAGCTCAATTACTATAAAACCAGAGAATTTAGACCAAAAATTTGATGGAAATAGAAATTTATGTACTGGTATCTTATTCTTATTAACATCTCAAAAATTTTCTGCTTTTCATAAAATTAAGCAAGATGAAGTTTGGCATTTTTACAAAGGAAGTACCTTAAAACTACACATGATTTCACCTGAAGGTGATTACACTTTTAAACTTATTGGTACTAATTTTGCTTTGGGAGAAATTCCTCAATTTACAGTACCTGCTTATTGGTATTTTGCAGCAGAAGTTATTGCACCAAAATCATTTTGTTTTGTGGGCTGTACAGTTTCACCAGGCTTTGATTTTAGAGATTTTACACTACCTTCTTTCCAAGAATTATCAAAAGAATTTCCTGAGCATAAATCAATTATAAAAAGTCTAACTCACCATTAACTAAAAAAGCTCTGAATTTTAAAATTCAGAGCTTTTTTTTTATAAAATTTGAAACTATAATCCTATTTATCAATAGATCCTAAAACACGTTTCATAAAATTATTTAATGCCTCTTTTTTTGGAGCACCATCTTTAATCATTTTATCTACTTCAATTGCTCCATACATATTAGAAATTAACTCACCAATAACATCTAATTCTTCATCTTTTAAAGAAGGAACTTCTGTTAAAGCCTCTAAAGTTTCTATAGTTTCTAAAACGTAATCTTGATCGTTTTCTTCAATAAAACTGGTTAAATGTTTAATTACTGGTAATTTCATAATTTATTGAATTTCTGACACTAAGTCTTTTAAAACATCAAACTTATTAGTTTGTGTTTGATTTTTTTTCTCTCCTCCTACAAAAGTTGCAAAAGTTGGTAAGTTGCTTACATCTGCCAACTTTCTGCTTTCAGGAAATTTTTCAGCATCTACCATTACAAATTTTATTTCATCATTCTCATTAGCCAATTTTTTAAATTTTGGCTTCATAATTCTACAATTTCCACACCAAGTTGCTGAGTATTGTACAATTACTTTCTCATTTCCTTCTACAATAACTTGTAAATTATCTTCTGTTAAATCTTGTACCATAATAATTTTCTTTTGAATTATGAGTTGTAAACAAAAGTTTACAACTCATAACCTATATTAAATTTAGTGACTAGCTAAATACTCTTTAGTTCCTTTGGCATTTGCTTGCATTGCCTCTTTACCTTCTTCCCAATTTGCAGGACAAACTTCTCCATTTTTCTGTACATGAGAATAAGCATCAATTAAACGTAAAAACTCATTTACGTTTCTACCAACTGGCATATGGTTAATACCTTCATGAAATACTGTACCTTCTTCGTCAATTAAATAAGTTGCTCTATAAGTTACATTATCACCTTCTACTTGAACAGTTCCAGTCTCTTCATCATATACTTCATTAGAAATATCTAAAATTCCTAAAATAGATGATAAATTTCTGTTGCTATCTGCTAAAATTGGGTAAGTAACACCTTCTATACCTCCATTATCTTTAGAAGTACTTAACCAAGCAAAATGCACTTCTGCAGTATCACAAGAAGCACCAATTACTACAGTGTTTCTTTTTTCGAATTCTGGTAATGCTTCTTGAAAAGCATGTAATTCTGTAGGACATACAAAAGTAAAATCTTTTGGATACCAAAATAACAACACCTTCTTGTTATTATTTACTGCTTCTTCTAATACATTTAACTTAAATGTATCTCCCAAATCGTTCATTGCGTTTACGTTAAGATCTGGAAATTTTTTACCAACTGCTGTTGCCATATTAATTATTATTTATGATTATTATATTTTCAGCTGCAAATATATTTTTAATGCTTACATTCTATGACACATCCCAAACTATTTAATTTATAGTAGAATAAGCTTTAATTATCTTAATTATTACAAAATTTTATAATCACTTTTACTTATAATTAAATAATTATTATAGATAAAAATTATTTACGAAAATTTTGTAATTTTGATGTAATAATTCTTAAAAACCAAATTTTATGAGCAATACAGATAATTTTGACATTAATAAAGACGCAAGTAAATGTCCTTTTTTAAATGGAGTTCCTAAAAAAACTGCAGGAGGAGGCACTACGAATCGCGACTGGTGGCCAAATGAATTAAAACTAAATGTTTTACGTCAGCATGCTTCTAAATCTAATCCTTTAGGAGAAGACTTTGATTATGCAGCTGCGTTTAATAGTTTAAACTTTAGTGAACTAAAACAAGATGTACTAGATTTAATGACAGATTCACAAGATTGGTGGCCTGCAGATTATGGTCATTATGGAGGTTTTATGATTAGAATGGCTTGGCATAGTGCAGGTACATATAGAGTTATAGATGGTAGAGGTGGTGCAGGTTCTGGTACGCAAAGGTTTGCTCCTTTAAATAGCTGGCCAGATAATGGTAATCTAGATAAAGCAAGATTACTGCTTTGGCCAATAAAACAGAAATATGGGAATAAAATTTCTTGGGCAGATTTAATGATTTTAGCTGGTAACTGTGCATTAGAATCTATGGGTTTTCCAACGAAAGGTTTTGCTGGTGGTAGAGAGGATGTATGGGAACCTGAACAGGATATTTATTGGGGAAGTGAAACTGAATGGGGTGCCAATGAAAAAAGATACGAAAATGAAGATTTAGAGTCTCCTTTAGCAGCAGTAATGATGGGTTGGATTTACGTAAACCCAGAAGGTCCTAATGGAAATCCAGATCCTTTAGGTTCTGCCAAAAATGTTAGAGACACTTTTGATAGAATGGCTATGAATGATGAAGAAACTGTAGCCTTAGTTGCTGGTGGACATACATTTGGTAAAGCTCATGGAGCTGCAGATCCAGATGAATTTGTTGGTAATGAACCTCATAGAGGAAAACTGGAAGAAATGAGTACTGGTTGGAAAAACTCTTACAAATCAGGAGTTTTAGATGATACTATTACAAGTGGTATAGAAGGTGCATGGACACCAAACCCTACTCAATGGGATGCTGATTACTTTGATGTATTGTTAAATTACGAGTGGGAATTAACAAAAAGTCCAGCAGGCGCTTATCAATGGACGCCTACAGAAGAATCTAAAGCAAGGATGGCACCTACAGCTGGTGATCCTAATAAAAAGCAAGCGCTTATGATGACAACAGCTGATATTGCTTTAAGAATGGATCCTGAATATCTTAAGATTTCTCAACGTTTTCATAAAGATCATAAAGCATTTGAAGATGCTTTTGCTAGTGCATGGTACAAATTAACACATAGAGATATGGGACCTACAGATCGTTATTTAGGACCAGAAGTTCCTAGTGAAGAATTATTATGGCAAGACCCAATACCTAAAGTAAATTACACTTTAACAGATGCGAATATTAATACTTTAAAATCACTGATTTCAGAAAGTGAATTAACCGTTTCTGAATTAGTAAAAACTGCATGGGCTTCTGCATTTACTTTTAGAGGATCTGATAAACGTGGAGGAGCTAATGGAGGTAGAATTCGTCTAGAACCACAAAAAAATTGGGAAGTTAATAATCCTGAAGAATTAGATAGGGTCTTAAAAGTATATGAAAATATTCAACAATCATATGATGGAGATATTTCTATCGCAGATTTAATAGTATTAGGTGGTTCTGTTGGTGTTGAGAAAGCTGTTAAAAATGCTGGCTACTCTTTTGATGTTTCTTTTTCTGGTGGAAGAGGAGATGCCTCTCAAGAACAAACCGATTTAAAGTCTTTTAGCTATTTAGAACCAATTGCAGACGGATTTAGAAATTACATTAACGGTAATTTAGAAATGGCTGCTGAAGATCTATTGATAGATAAAGCAAACCTATTAACTTTATCTATTCCAGAAATGACAGTTTTAGTTGGTGGTTTACGAATGTTAGGCGCGAATTACGATGGCTCTAATCATGGCGTTTTTACTGATAAAAAAGAAAGTTTAACAAATGATTTCTTTAAAAATATTTTAGACTTTTCATATACTTGGAAAGCTACAAACTCAGATGAGAAAGAGTTTATAGGTAGAGACAGAAAAACAAATGCAATGAAGTTTACAGGAACCAGAGCCGATTTAATTTTTGGTTCTAACACTGAGTTAAGAGCAGTTTGTGAAGTTTATGGTGCAGCAGATGCTGAAGAAAAATTTGTTAAAGATTTTATTGCTGCCTGGACAAAAGTGATGAACTTAGATAGGTTTGATTTAAAATAAGATTATTATTTCATATAAATAAAAAGAGGAAATATATTACATATTTCCTCTTTTTTTAATCATTATTTTCATCATCACCTTGCAGTAAAGGATGATCTTCTATATCTAAACCAACTACTTTAATAATACTTACTACTGCATTAAAAAGCATCAAAACAACACTAATTAAACCACCACTTAAAATTGAAGAAATAATTAAAGTAGCGTAGTAAATATAAGTATACCAATCACTTGGCACATTATCTGCTTCAGTAACTGGTAGGTTAAAAAACTGAAATATAATCATAGCTGCAACGAAAACAACTGTATCAATTTTTGCAATTAAAATTATGTGCTTATAATGACTTTTATTCAATTTAGATTTAGACCCAGAGCTAACGCTTATTAAAGTTAATAACAACGCTAAAATTGTAGCTGATGCTAATACAATTGTATTACAAAGTGTATTAAAACCTGGTAAAGATGAACGTATTAATTCTTTTGCTTCATAACCACTTAAATTACCTAAAGCAAATGCACCTATTCCTGTAAAAATAGTTGCAATTACTCCACCAATTATAGCACGTTTATTGTAATTAGATAAGTTTAAAAATTTAAATATGTCCATTATTTACTTGCAAATAACTTAATATCATTTGCAGAAACCTCTTTTTCACCTAATATAATTAAGCGTTCTACAACATTTCTTAACTCTCTAATATTACCTGTCCAATCGTATTTTTGTAAAAGTACTATAGCTTCATCAGAAAATATTTTTCTTGGAGTACCTTGCTCTTGAGATATTTTTGCTGCAAAGAAGTCTACTAATAATGGTACATCTTCTCTCCTATCATTTAAGGAAGGTACTTTAATTAAAATTACAGCTAATCTGTGATACAAATCTTCTCTAAATCTGCCTTCTGCAATTTCCTGTTTTAAGTTTTTATTGGTTGCTGCAACAATTCTTACATTAACCTTAATATCTTTATCAGAACCAACTCTTTGTATTTTATTTTCTTGTAAAGCTCGTAGTACTTTTGCTTGTGCAGATAAACTCATGTCTCCTATTTCATCAAGAAAAATGGTACCTCCATTTGCAGCTTCAAATTTACCTGCTCTATCTTTATTAGCTCCTGTAAAAGAACCTTTTACATGACCAAAAAGCTCACTTTCTATTAACTCTGATGGAATTGCAGCACAGTTTACCTCGATCATTGGTGCTTTAGAACGTGCAGACTTTTCATGAAGCCAATGTGCAACTAACTCCTTACCTGTTCCATTGGGGCCTGTAATTAACACTCTTGCATCTGTATCTGCAACTTTTTCTATAATATCTTTAATATGAGAAATTGCATCACTCTCACCTATCATTTCGTAATTCTTGCTTACTTTTTTCTTAAGTCTTTTATTTTCTACAACTAAAACCTTTTTGTCTAAGGCGTTTCTTACTGTATTTAAAAGTCTATTTAAATCTGGTGGTTTAGATATGTAATCAAATGCTCCTAAACGCATTGTATTTACTGCTGTATCTAAATCTCCATGACCAGATATCATAACAATTGGCACTTCAGGTTTTATTTTCTTGGCTTTTTCTAAAACCTCAACCCCATCCATTTTTGGCATTTTAATATCGCAAAGAACTAAATCATAATCATTATTTTTTATCATTTCCATTCCTTGCAAACCATCTTCTGCTTCCTCTACATTATAGGCATCATTTTCTTCAGAAATAATTTTCTTTAATACCCTACGAATTGCAGCTTCATCCTCTATAATTAATATTTTTGACATCTATATTTTAAATTTTATTCCTGTTCGTAAATAAAATGCATTTACTCGATCTAAAGTAAAAACATTTTCTCTGTCTTTATCTCTTAAAACATTGTTCATTCTAAGTGTATAACCTGTATATGTATATAGAACCAAATGTTTATTTAATAAATATTCATAGCCTAAACCAGAAACCACAACAGATAATGAAACATTATCTACCTGCTGATTTAATACTGCTGTAGGCCTTTGTAAATGTGCAAAATAACCATCTATGCTAACAAATGCTTGTATGGTATTTTTTTCTTTAAAGTAATATTTTACATTCGACTTTGGAACTCCTGCATTAAAAGACCAAGATTCATTTACTTGTCTAAAATAACTTACAAATGGTAATGGAAAAGGTATACCTGTGGTTGTATTATAAGTTAAACCTAGAATTAATCTATAAGGCCTTTTTAAGGTTGTCGCTTTAGTTCTATCATTCACAAAGAACACACCACCATTTAAAAACAAATCATCTCCTGTAATTTTTTCTGTTAAGGTAGATGCTAATCTTGGTGTTATTTTAAATCCAGTTCTCCACCTTTCATTTATCTTAAAGGTGTATCCTAAATTAATATCGATTACTGTAAGAGTTTCTAAAAGTGATTTATCAAAAGGATAGGCATCATTTAAATTTAAAAAAATTCTATTGTATTCTGCACCCACAAAAATATATCTGTCCTTTTTTAATTTTATAGGATAATTAAGTAACGCTCTAATTCTTGTGTATTGATCTTCTGAATTACTTTTAGGAATAAAAGAATATTCTAGCCTCGCTAAATCTGTAAGTTGGGCATTCGAAATACCTACTGACAATAGAAACAGCAGCACCAAAAGACTCTTTTTCATAGTTATTATTTTTCACTAAACATATGCACATCTCTTTGAGGAAAAGGAATGGTTATGTTATTTTCTCTAAAAGCTTTATCTATCTCAAAGCGAATATTACTTTGGGTAAATCTAACCTCGAAACTGTTATTTAAGGTAAATGCAACTTTAAAATTTAAACTACTATCTGCAAAATCTGTAAATAATACTACAGGAGCAGGATTTTCTAAAACAGTAGGTTGTGCAGTTGCAACCTCTAGCAATATTTTTTTTACTAACTCTACATCTGAACCATATGCAACACCAACATCTACACTTTCTCTAGTTTCAGTTCCATTTTCGGTCCAATTAAATAAAATATTAGTTAAATATAAGTGATTTGGAATTACCAATACTTTGTTATCAATAGTTACTGCTCTAGTTGTTCTTAATCGAATATCTAAAACACGCCCTACTTTACCTTCTAATTCTATAATATCTCCAACATGAACAGATTGATCTACTAAAATTATAATTCCAGAAAAAATATCTTGAAACAAAGTCTGCAAAGCTAAACCTACACCAATTAAAAGAGCTGCTGAAGCTGCAAAAACAGCTGTTACATTTACTCCTGATGTATGCATTGCAATTAAGAATATGATTAAAAAGACAATCCATCTTATATAACCAAACACAGTAACAAACTTAAGTTTGTCATTATTTGGCATATTTCTAGTAATAAACTTTCTAAATAGTTTTAAAACAAATGATGTTACTACTAAAGCAACAACTACAAAAAGTAATCCTCTTACAGTAATACTTATTTCTTCACTAAAAATAAATTTAAAGTCTAAAATAGAAGTTGTTTCTTCAACAATAGTGTCTTTAACTTTTTCTAAGGTTTCTTGTTGCATTTATCCTTTATATTTTAACCATTTGTACAAATCTTTATACGTTGGTTTTTTACCATACATTAAAATACCAACTCTATATATTTTGGCTGCCAACCAAACCATAAAAACAAAAGTAACTAAAAGCAAGGTCATAGAAATTGCTAGTTCGTACCAAGAAACTCCAAAAGGAACTCTCATTAACATAACAATAGGGCTTGTTAAAGGTATGTAAGAAAATGCTACAGAAATTGGTCCATGAGGATCACTAATTACAGTTGCAAACCCTACATAAACTGCCAAAATTAATGGCAACATAATTGGTAACATAAATTGCTGGGTGTCTGTTTCATTATCTACAGCAGCTCCAACTGCAGCAAATAAAGAACTGTATAACATGTAACCTCCTAAGAAATAAAAGATGAATAATAAGAAAAGTTTTAATATTGGTAATCTTAAAATTTCCTGAACAATTACTTGCATTTTATCTGCACCTGCTGCTTGTTTTGCAGCCTCTAATTGTTCTGCAGATATATTTTCGGTTTGCATTTCTACCATATCAACTCCAAATACAGAAGATGCCACTGTTGTAATTATAAAAATGATAATACCCCAAATAAAGAATTGTAACAAACCTGCAGAAGCATTACCAATAATTTTACCCAGCATTAATTGAAACGGTTTTACAGAAGATACTATAACTTCTATAATTCTACTTGTCTTTTCTTCAATAACACTTCTCATTACAGATGTTCCATAGACCATAACAAAAACCATCAATAAATAACCTGCTATGGCTCCTACTCCTATTTTTAAGCCGTTTATTAATTTGGATGATTCTTCTCCAGAAAAATTATACATTTTAATATCAGACTGCACTCTAGATGCGTTAATTTTATCAATATCAATTCCGAAGTTATTTAATTTTTCATTTCGAATTTTAGATTCTACTTTACCTTCTAAAGAATTCATTACAGACATTCCTGGAGAATCTTTTGAATAAAATTCTATAGATTTTGCTAAGATTTCTAAACTATCTTGTTGTGGTATTATAAGCGCTCCATAAAAATCACCTTCCTCTACTTTCTTCTTTGTTTCTTCTACTCCATAAGAAGTAAAGTCTTTATAATGTAGTGATTTAGTGTCTTTAAAATCTTCTTTAGAAAATAAACCAGAATTATCTACATAAACAATTTCTTTAATTTTCTCATCGTTCTTTTTCATTAAGAAAAAAACCAAAGCACCCATTCCTACCATAATTAGCGGACTCAAAAAAGTCATCACTATAAACGATTTATTACGAACCTTAGCAATAAATTCTCTCTGTATAATTAGTTTTAATTTACTCATCTTCTTATTGATTTTTACTTACTGCCTGAATAAAAATATCGTTTGCACTTGGTATTAACTCTACAAAATGTTGTACTTGACCTTTACTTGTTAAAAAAGATAACAAATCATTAGAAGAATCATTTGCTCCTAATTTCACATTCATAGTCAATTCATTTCCTAACAATTTAAAGTCTGCAGGAAAAACCTGAAAACTCTCTTTTAAACTCGCTTCTACCTCTTTTGGATTTGATGTATGTAAACCAACTTGAAAGGTATTGGTTCTAAACTGACGTTTAATATCAGATAATTTA belongs to Polaribacter dokdonensis and includes:
- a CDS encoding 3-keto-disaccharide hydrolase, yielding MKRNYLLITVLFFAVFFSCKNQENKTTETEEWVSIFNGKNLEGWTPKINGYQLGDNYKNTFRVQNGILKVSYSNYDTFTNQFGHIFYKNTFQKYKLKLQYRFVDQQVSGGEAWATKNSGIMLHCQDPKTMLLNQEFPISLEAQLLGGVDKTIQRPSGNLCTPGTHVEMRNKKITDHCIISSSETYYDNQWITAEVRVTDSIIEHYINSKLVISYTNPTIGGQFLETASKEIQAKDGQKLKGGFISLQSESHPIEFKNIQILELK
- a CDS encoding LacI family DNA-binding transcriptional regulator; this encodes MQKTNLKEIAKTLGFSVATVSKALNGYSDVSEKTKKLVLDLAEELNYTPNSFAVNLRTKESKTIGVIIPTMVHYFFSNIIDSILKDCEERGYMVIIMQSNENYELEKKQVDLLLSKGVDGILISLSNKTRDTSHLKKIINSGIPLILFDKIDKNIKCSKIINDDRKAAYNAVCHLIKNGNKRIAHFRGALNPQNSIDRFLGYKKALTDNNIEYDPSLVYECKNNNRDDFVEGAELAKQLMIDHKDNVDAIFTVNDLISIGTLNYFNRNNIKVPEEIELFGFSNWFMTNVTTPSISSVEQNANKIGKKAAEILFKELEQKANEEEILYETHIIETELIFRDSTSNKIK
- a CDS encoding DUF6952 family protein, whose translation is MKLPVIKHLTSFIEENDQDYVLETIETLEALTEVPSLKDEELDVIGELISNMYGAIEVDKMIKDGAPKKEALNNFMKRVLGSIDK
- a CDS encoding peroxiredoxin produces the protein MATAVGKKFPDLNVNAMNDLGDTFKLNVLEEAVNNNKKVLLFWYPKDFTFVCPTELHAFQEALPEFEKRNTVVIGASCDTAEVHFAWLSTSKDNGGIEGVTYPILADSNRNLSSILGILDISNEVYDEETGTVQVEGDNVTYRATYLIDEEGTVFHEGINHMPVGRNVNEFLRLIDAYSHVQKNGEVCPANWEEGKEAMQANAKGTKEYLASH
- the azu gene encoding azurin, which codes for MKRILLVIIGATLFLSCGNDKKEEAKTTEKKVKKTAVVKKKKEEKKPTVIVDENGVANVFISTSDKMKFSTRKINVKANQKVKLTLTHTGKLDKKIMGHNVVILKQGVKMSTFASAAAASKDNDYIPEGSNDVIVHTKMIGGGETTTIEFTAPASGEYDFICSFPAHFAMMKGKFIVE
- the katG gene encoding catalase/peroxidase HPI, with amino-acid sequence MSNTDNFDINKDASKCPFLNGVPKKTAGGGTTNRDWWPNELKLNVLRQHASKSNPLGEDFDYAAAFNSLNFSELKQDVLDLMTDSQDWWPADYGHYGGFMIRMAWHSAGTYRVIDGRGGAGSGTQRFAPLNSWPDNGNLDKARLLLWPIKQKYGNKISWADLMILAGNCALESMGFPTKGFAGGREDVWEPEQDIYWGSETEWGANEKRYENEDLESPLAAVMMGWIYVNPEGPNGNPDPLGSAKNVRDTFDRMAMNDEETVALVAGGHTFGKAHGAADPDEFVGNEPHRGKLEEMSTGWKNSYKSGVLDDTITSGIEGAWTPNPTQWDADYFDVLLNYEWELTKSPAGAYQWTPTEESKARMAPTAGDPNKKQALMMTTADIALRMDPEYLKISQRFHKDHKAFEDAFASAWYKLTHRDMGPTDRYLGPEVPSEELLWQDPIPKVNYTLTDANINTLKSLISESELTVSELVKTAWASAFTFRGSDKRGGANGGRIRLEPQKNWEVNNPEELDRVLKVYENIQQSYDGDISIADLIVLGGSVGVEKAVKNAGYSFDVSFSGGRGDASQEQTDLKSFSYLEPIADGFRNYINGNLEMAAEDLLIDKANLLTLSIPEMTVLVGGLRMLGANYDGSNHGVFTDKKESLTNDFFKNILDFSYTWKATNSDEKEFIGRDRKTNAMKFTGTRADLIFGSNTELRAVCEVYGAADAEEKFVKDFIAAWTKVMNLDRFDLK
- a CDS encoding cupin domain-containing protein, with protein sequence MVAEEIIEHFQLTEHPEGGYFKETYRSSITIKPENLDQKFDGNRNLCTGILFLLTSQKFSAFHKIKQDEVWHFYKGSTLKLHMISPEGDYTFKLIGTNFALGEIPQFTVPAYWYFAAEVIAPKSFCFVGCTVSPGFDFRDFTLPSFQELSKEFPEHKSIIKSLTHH
- a CDS encoding SGNH/GDSL hydrolase family protein, coding for MSIKYYLGSIISLPLLPILFLQGKKIRANVPKLPEAKNPKGYIKKTSTKTLKMLVIGESTIAGVGVDFHENGFTGILAKTIAGQSEVSVLWQVYAKSGYTAKMVRRRLLPKIEDTTADLIVIGLGGNDAFKLNSPDVWIIQINKLIKDLKRKYPKTPIYFTNMPPIKEFPAFTKSIKFVIGNLVELLGKRLYKRVKNKNNVYYNNELITLESWQEKYNLSDDVSTFFSDGVHPSKLTYQLWGKDMANFIMKTKSFQSWLQKK
- a CDS encoding thioredoxin family protein, encoding MVQDLTEDNLQVIVEGNEKVIVQYSATWCGNCRIMKPKFKKLANENDEIKFVMVDAEKFPESRKLADVSNLPTFATFVGGEKKNQTQTNKFDVLKDLVSEIQ